The proteins below come from a single Chryseobacterium bernardetii genomic window:
- a CDS encoding MIP/aquaporin family protein produces MTPFIAEVIGTMLLILLGNGVVANVVLKDTKGNNSGWIVITTAWALAVFVGVTVAGPISGAHLNPAVTIGLAVAGKFSWDLVPSYIAAQMIGGMLGAFLVWLFHKDHFAITEDEGAKLACFSTGPAIRKTSSNLISEIIGTFVLVFCVFYFAGPSISLQADPAAKVGLGSIGAIPVTFVVWAIGLSLGGTTGYAINPARDLAPRIMHSILPVKGSSDWGYAWIPIVGPITGAILAAVLYGFLK; encoded by the coding sequence ATGACCCCATTTATTGCAGAAGTTATCGGCACGATGCTTCTTATATTGTTAGGCAACGGTGTTGTAGCCAATGTTGTCTTAAAAGATACGAAAGGAAATAATTCCGGATGGATTGTTATTACTACCGCCTGGGCGCTGGCCGTTTTTGTGGGAGTAACCGTTGCAGGGCCAATAAGTGGGGCCCACCTGAACCCGGCAGTAACCATTGGTCTTGCTGTTGCAGGAAAATTCTCATGGGACCTTGTTCCGTCTTATATCGCGGCACAAATGATCGGAGGAATGCTGGGTGCATTTTTAGTATGGCTTTTTCATAAAGATCATTTTGCTATTACGGAGGACGAAGGTGCGAAACTGGCATGCTTCAGTACTGGTCCGGCGATCAGAAAAACATCTTCCAATCTTATAAGTGAGATCATCGGCACATTTGTACTGGTATTCTGCGTATTTTATTTTGCTGGTCCCAGCATTTCCTTACAGGCAGATCCGGCAGCTAAAGTAGGCCTTGGTTCCATCGGAGCGATCCCTGTTACGTTTGTCGTTTGGGCTATCGGTTTATCTTTGGGTGGAACTACAGGATATGCTATTAACCCGGCGAGAGATCTTGCTCCAAGAATCATGCATTCCATTTTACCTGTAAAAGGAAGCAGTGATTGGGGATATGCGTGGATTCCTATAGTAGGTCCGATTACAGGAGCAATTCTTGCAGCAGTATTATATGGATTTTTAAAATAA